The stretch of DNA ggaagagagacagacagccaGAGGGCTGTGCAGTGCTAATTTACACCACATTCCCATCTGCtctgaaaccagtctgtaaaactcaatctcatcttgttcccagtatcaaactggggctgtaACCGGTCATTACACAAACAACAAATCATTAGGCAACCGCATCAGTGTGGAGAAGGCAGTGCCTTGTGCCAGCCTGCCACCCTAACTGAGGCTGACAGACAGAGTCCCTATTTGAAATGGGTTTGATTTCAggtctgctgctgatggaaacgaGCCAGTCTGATTTCAAAACGCGTCTCAAGTCCAGCGGAAGATGTAGACGTGACATCACTCCTTGTTCGCCGTTGCCCTCGGAGAGAGGCAAGAGGGCTCAACCGGACCtgtgactattaaaaaaaaaacattgtttccaATTTAGATAAAAGCCAACGTGGCATAAGGGCTTAGGCACTCAGGCATTGCTAGTGAATCAGAGTGCAAAATGCATGTAATTTGGCATAATGTAGAATCCATTACAAGCTAGagtctagaagattatacttgacccatatttgactcctgtgcttccccagaccactttcaaacacaaaatgtctaatTTTCAATCACTCGGCAACACCCACAGTTCGTGGTTTTGCACGTTTAACAAATCTGTcactgtgaagatttacaatcatccttcaCCAACAGGAGCAGCAAACAAGCGAGCGAGACAAATAATCTTCGACTGACagactaagaaaaaaaagcatcccCCATTGAACACTTTTTCCttcaaaatacattctttttttgcagttcattatctacccgttcctgaaattaaaaaaaacttgcaatttgaacctaaCACTCGTTTATTTTCCAtcttttattacagatactaatatccatgtgtaccgagcatcaaaagggaaacttatcactattataacacatttatattcagaaaaaaaaggtatataaatgatggacattgaaaatgtttttggtttcttttttttaaatcactcgatCGCTCATCCTTgcccatgacacgcttgagtgactgtggctgaagctcttaatcacctaattagtgagtcagttgattggacactggatagggagtgatttcagctgttgaattgcaagcttgaataaaagcaataaagaaaatcacagaaaaaaacatatatacatgctACGTCTGTCAAGAAAGCAGAGCCTTCGTGCGACCGGCATGTGGGagctcacagccagcgatttcaaacctgtcgagacggtataaccagacacactctgccaatgacaggccaccaaccgggagaccaagagtcacaacacctgcccgagagcgacagatcattctgcagcaccTTCGTGATGTCAGCTGTTaaccagcacaataaaaagtcactgcgccTGCTCTGAagcagagtttgtcatttttcgatcacatctggTGAATTGTATCCAGCTATAAGTGAGAAGTtccttttgatgctcagtatattataaaaaataatagacaggtttcagtgagttaaaggaaattCCATGTTGGGTTTCTGTGCCAGTTAATTCTgtgcatgttttttctttctgggcTCCCTGCGTTGCTCTCTCCCGTCAGTGGCTGACAGAGTGAGCAGGATTTGGGCGAGGTAGTAGGTCCCCATTATTAAGGCCTCTGCATAGGGCAGGGGAGTGCAGAACTTATCAACCGCCAGGGTCGTGTCCGACACCATAAAGGACACGCCCCCCGTGGCGGCACAAATCCACGCTCCCCTGGGCAGCGGCACAACCAGGGAGCGCCACACCATGGTGCCCAGCAGCAGGATGTAGAGGGGAATCAGGAAGACCAGCAGCCCATCCAGCTCTGGCAGCAGAACGGTGAAGAAGATCAAGCCTTCCACGGGCAGGATGACGGCCAGCGGGACAGGATTGAGCGGAGACCAGCCAAACGCACAGATATAGGAGATGTGAGCCGCAGCAAAGAACGCCATTCCTGCGAGAAATCCAGAGCGAGTCATTGAGAAGGATGTCCTGCAAGACGCCTGCAGTCCTGCGTCACACGCTACTTTATTCTGAATATACAAGTACAAAGAGCAATGACTCATAAGAGTTACCACGCCAGTATAATTcacagaaaggagagagagagaggagatcttcagaggcagagagagagagagagaggaagagatcttcagaggcagagagaaagagagaggagatcTTCAGaggcagtcagacagacagagagtggaGATCTTCAATCAGAGGCAggtagacagacagagagagagaggaggaggagatctgcagagagagagagagagagagagagagagagagagagagaggggagaggaaccAGCCAAACAGACATACCCAGAATGAAGAGACCAGGGTAAATCAGGCAGGCGTCTCCTAGACTGGAGAGCAGCAGTCCAGCCAGGATGAGCTTTTGGTAGCGCCCCCACTGGTGGGAGGTGCGGTACAGCAGGTACACACAGCACAGGAAGACCGGGAGGCACTTGGACAGCATGCTGCCCCATTTCGCCCCTCGCAGGAGATACGAGACCGAGCCCATCGCCTCTGTGGGAGAGAAACAGAGAATCATCTACCTGAATCCATCAGCTTTTGTGCACCACTGGTAGGGAACTGTGAGATCACAAACTCACCATACACCTTTGTCTAATATCACGTTTCCATGCTCCCCTCAACCCGGGCTGAACACCTGCTCCACATTCACTCCACATCCGAGGCGAGCAGGTTACTCCCTGCTTTAATATTGCTTAATGTTGCAAAACGCTCCAAAGAATTGTTAGGGTTGGGATACTAACCTTAAAGAAACCGCGATGACGTATAGCACTGTGAAAGCACAGCCAAAGCTATGTGACGGAATCGCATGGTAGGTCAATGGCAAAACATTGTTCCTGCACAGTAAGATcgtgcaaaattactgtgcagatttaacAAGGCAACGTTTGACACAGTCAGCATGTACACATGTGGAAGTCTTTCCTGTCAAATCTCTACCTGCTTCTTTAATGACAGCCCTCTCATgtgcaataaaacacattcttGTATTCTGTATAACTTTCAAACATGTACGACAGACAGCGGGTGTTAAATACCCAATCGTCTACGGTTTGCTGGatttgcaaagggttaaaacatgtACAAACAGTAATACTAGAGAACAAATATAACTCCCTTTCTGCAATGGCAGAATATGCAGCAGTGCCACTTGGGACCTGTGAAATACCTAAAGGCTAGTCTTCCCAATGTCTTGAAAAAAGTTGTATTATCACTGCCACGTTTCTTACAGCTGTTCATGCTCTTGACTCGTGGGGTTAGTAGGATGACAGTTACCTGCTTGGCGTGTTAAAGAGCGAAGGCAGCTCACCTGATAAACGAGAGGAGTCCACTTCGCTGTCTGCCACAGTAGCGcttcccttctctctcccgttcgaAGCTGCAAATTCTTTCCTGTCTGGTTCACTATAGGAAGTGAACGTGGGGCgggggagggaggcagagagaaagGATTGGtttgccaggtttttttttattctcatttttctgAGCAGAGGCGAGGCTTGCTTGTCCAAACACGATAGGATGGAAAGAAGGGAGGCATCGGTAACAAAAAGGTGTCgtttaataacagaaaaaaacgcAGCTGCTGCGCAGGGACAATGGAAGACTAAAATGGGGTTTTCATTTTAGCTGTGCAGAAAACTAGTttaaaaccgttttttttttttttttttttaaatgcatgttaaaataaaaagggattATTGATCTTACTGCACTGCCTTATCTTTTTGGTTGAGATGAAAGTTATCACTGCAAGTCAGTTTCAAAGGTACTCTCTGGTGAAACCTCGGGTATAATTAGACGATGAACTTTGTGTTTCTTTggtgtgtgcatttgtataagattAAAACACGAGAAATGTGccgttttgtaactgaactgcatCCCGCTAAGAcccgcccacgcagcatttgacaggatGCACACactgtcagtttatcagccgagatgattattggttggaAATGAATTCTACCCTGTGGCTACTTAGTAAAGCAAATCCACGCAGCATTTGGACAGGCTGGACAAGACGCAACAGCATGCGGGTTTTTTGAGATGATATTGAGAGAGGTCTCAAAAGCAGCTCCGGTGCAGGGCGAGTAGTCTTTGAAAAACCGTGATAATAAACAGGGTACGATGTGAAGCGAGGCGATATAAAACAGGTTCATCTGCACACAAAATCCTAAAgctgacaatgaaaaaaaaaaaaagcacttgcaAGTGGAAATATAACTGTTTAACAACACAGGAAGCAGAGCACTTGTGAGAGGAGGAATCTCAAGCTGGGGCCCCCCTAAGCAGTGGGGTGACCAGGGAGAACTTGCAAGCTTGTCAAAGGCTTTCAGCTACCCGGGAAATCCAATAGGATTTAAACCAGTAGGCAATAATTACTTAAAGACACTTCCTAATATCCCCAGACTGACACTCTCAAAAACACAGGCGCTAAAAGAATGTCCTGACCAAGTGTCCTCGTAATTCAATGCTTCTCGAGATGTGTTTAAAAATCTAAGAGCTGCTGCCGGACGCCCGAGTTGTTTTTGACCATGATGGCGAATCtgaccaatcaatcaatcaatcaatcaatccattgGTAGCTGAGGCATGTAGTGTTCACACAGCAGCAAAAACAGCACAGTTCTGCAAATCAAAGCGATGGGTAAAAGTTCTTTATTACAGTAGCTTCTAGTGAAAGTAGCCACGAAATAACCCCCTGCtcttgggtttttatttttttttcctgaagtaaGACAGAAAGTGACACACTTTGTGAaagattttacagaaaaaaaaataaaaaataaaaaataaaaaggagagTCAAGTAATCTGCAAGAGTGCTcagatttgggggggggggggggggggggtgaagataaaaataataaaataacaaaactaatctGTAAAGGGGCACAGCCGAAAAGCCATATTTAAAACCGTACAAAAAATGTCATTTCCTCGTTTCAGTGGTGCCGCGTGGTCTAGGAGACAGAATAAAGCGTACAGCAGCACAGTCTATGCGGTCTCAGTTTCTCAACGGGTCCCAGCGATTCTTCGAGATTCAGTGCGGCACGTTTGCACGTGTGTGTTGATACGGCACAGTGCAAGAGGCAGGTAGCCGTGCGTCTCCGGGACAGTGCTGGGGAGGTGAACTGACTCAGAATggtgctggctggctggctggcaggcaggcagggctcCACAGCACAGCAGGGTCCCTGTAGATCTGCCTTAGCCAGTCTTTACACCTTGTCCGAAGCGTCGCTCCCTGTTTCGACCGCACTGCAGgtctgcaaatacaaaacaaaagattaaaaaggcATTTATGGAAAGGAAGCAAATTATTCACGGACCTCCGAGATAAGCTGCAGTCTCGGTCTGACCAGTAGGGGGTCGCTGAAGGTCAAAAGAGGGGCAGTAACCCAACCAAATCAACGAAACCTTGACCGAGATACACCTTGTGTGAAGGACTGGTCAAATCGTGTCACAATCATACCAGCGGTTCTCAAGAAATATCTAGATATGCAAATATGACACTCGTGCAATCCTGCAATGCAgacatgtttataataataaatatcacaGTACTCATTGCTAACCTTATTCACAATGCACTGCATCTTCTCAATGACGGAAACCATACTCCCCGCGCTTTCCTTCAGCAGCTTCTCGTACGAGGCGCTGCGTTTCTCCTCTGCCTTCAACTTGTCCAAAGCCTCGGCCAGGCTCTTCTGTGCCGCCTCCAGCCCCGAGGCCAGGCTCTTCCTCTGTGCCTCCTCCACAGACacctgctgccctgcctcgcctACGAAACACAAGCGCAGTCAGAGCCGTGCCAACCAGGCAGCCCAGACACATCCACCCCCCTGAATTCACAATGGACAGGTCAACGACAATTACACAGATAGATACAGATATGCATGCAACGTGAAATGATAATGACTTCAAGATAGTGTGACACTATTTCTTCTATAATcaatcctaggtgatgcaaaacgtttggtcacagctgtgGAGCTCTCGTTGGTTCTCATGCACCTACAGGAATGGAGGATCCCTCTTACCCAGCCTGGCCTCCAGACCCCGGATCCTGTCCTCTAGGTGCACCCGTGTGCTCTCGACTCGCTCCAGTTTCAGCAGAACGTTACCTAGGTGTACGGCCGTGCCGTTGTGAGTGACCAGCTCCGAGCCCCCGGACCCTGACCGCTGAGACTGCCTGCCGCTGCCCTTCGTAGACACCGGGGGCAGCAGAGAGACGTTTCCTGAAACCACATTCAAAGGGTATATAAAAAGGCCAGCACCTCCTCAGGATGAAAAGGGGTTCCCCCA from Polyodon spathula isolate WHYD16114869_AA chromosome 31, ASM1765450v1, whole genome shotgun sequence encodes:
- the LOC121303064 gene encoding lysoplasmalogenase-like protein TMEM86A, which codes for MRIKKNLANQSFLSASLPRPTFTSYSEPDRKEFAASNGREKGSATVADSEVDSSRLSEAMGSVSYLLRGAKWGSMLSKCLPVFLCCVYLLYRTSHQWGRYQKLILAGLLLSSLGDACLIYPGLFILGMAFFAAAHISYICAFGWSPLNPVPLAVILPVEGLIFFTVLLPELDGLLVFLIPLYILLLGTMVWRSLVVPLPRGAWICAATGGVSFMVSDTTLAVDKFCTPLPYAEALIMGTYYLAQILLTLSATDGREQRREPRKKKHAQN